A genomic window from Sphingobacterium spiritivorum includes:
- a CDS encoding ATP-grasp domain-containing protein, whose translation MRTFVCLSSYYKGYDFMDECKKLGNKVILITSESLKGKNWPWHAIDEVYYMPETEPSVWNSDHMIQGFAYLMKIHIIDTVIALDDFDVEKAALIRETFRIQGMGQTTYRYFRDKLAMRQMAKDSRINIPPFVPVFNDAVIAKFIDENPAPWVLKPRSEASASGIRKIYSTEGLWQALEDLSEERIHFLLEVFKPGDVFHVDCLIYDKEIKFISCSQYLSPPMAVSHDGGIFRTRTLAEDSEDFKQLEEINHQVLSKFGIVHGTTHSEFIKSNEDGKFYFLETSCRVGGAHIADMVEAATDVNLWREWVKIETMVLNKSTYHLSYKRKYFAGLIIALAKDKYPDITDFQTAELVKSLDLEHHISLLYQSDSAEKITEALDRAAEKIYTHHLSILPPQAKPVS comes from the coding sequence ATGAGAACATTTGTATGCCTTTCCAGTTATTATAAGGGCTATGACTTTATGGATGAATGCAAAAAACTGGGCAACAAAGTCATCCTGATTACTTCTGAAAGTCTGAAAGGCAAGAACTGGCCCTGGCATGCTATCGATGAAGTCTATTACATGCCGGAGACTGAGCCTTCGGTCTGGAACTCTGATCATATGATCCAGGGATTCGCTTACCTTATGAAAATCCATATCATTGATACTGTCATTGCTCTAGATGATTTTGATGTGGAGAAAGCGGCCCTGATCCGGGAAACTTTCCGGATACAGGGGATGGGGCAAACTACCTACCGGTATTTCCGTGACAAGCTGGCGATGCGCCAGATGGCAAAAGACAGCAGAATTAACATCCCACCTTTTGTCCCGGTCTTTAATGATGCTGTAATTGCAAAATTCATAGACGAAAATCCTGCCCCCTGGGTGCTGAAGCCCCGTTCAGAGGCGTCTGCCAGCGGAATAAGAAAAATATACAGTACAGAAGGACTGTGGCAGGCTCTGGAGGATCTTAGTGAAGAAAGGATTCATTTTCTGTTAGAAGTTTTTAAACCGGGGGATGTCTTTCATGTGGATTGTCTCATCTATGACAAAGAAATAAAATTTATTTCCTGTTCTCAGTATTTGTCTCCGCCTATGGCGGTATCTCATGACGGTGGAATCTTCAGAACCAGAACATTGGCGGAAGATTCGGAAGACTTCAAACAACTGGAAGAAATAAATCATCAGGTCTTATCCAAATTTGGCATCGTACACGGGACGACACATTCGGAGTTTATAAAAAGTAACGAAGATGGAAAATTTTATTTTCTCGAAACCTCCTGCCGTGTGGGCGGAGCACATATAGCCGATATGGTAGAGGCTGCTACCGATGTTAACCTTTGGCGGGAGTGGGTGAAAATAGAAACGATGGTGTTGAATAAATCTACCTATCATCTTAGCTATAAAAGGAAGTATTTCGCAGGACTTATAATCGCTTTGGCTAAAGATAAATATCCTGATATTACGGATTTCCAGACAGCTGAATTAGTTAAATCTCTGGACCTGGAACATCATATCAGCCTGTTGTATCAATCTGATTCTGCCGAAAAAATCACAGAGGCGCTGGATCGTGCTGCCGAAAAAATCTATACCCACCATCTGAGCATTCTGCCTCCGCAGGCTAAGCCGGTTTCTTAA
- a CDS encoding alpha/beta fold hydrolase: MPKVEYTDYYSHMLGRTINIQVTGHYGYPVIMFPTSQGSFTQNSDFHLNASVDYFTDNGKIKLFNLETLDQENLYNTHIPPHERIARYENYMLFLFLEYIPFIRKTHNVHRVAVAGCSFGAYHATNFAFRFPDVVSHLIAMSGAFSIRNFMDGYSSETVYFNCPEEFMQDDASWKFGHMHIVLSTSDQDVCLSKNQRMSDILRSKGIDHWYDEAKWIDHDWPLWRMVFPRFIGAYFS; encoded by the coding sequence ATGCCAAAAGTAGAATACACAGATTACTATTCCCATATGCTGGGAAGAACGATTAATATACAGGTAACCGGACATTACGGATATCCTGTTATTATGTTTCCTACCTCACAGGGGAGTTTTACACAGAATTCGGATTTTCATCTCAATGCATCCGTGGATTATTTTACTGACAATGGTAAAATAAAGCTCTTTAATCTGGAAACACTGGATCAGGAAAATTTATACAACACGCACATTCCTCCACATGAACGTATAGCCCGTTATGAAAATTATATGCTGTTTCTTTTTCTGGAGTATATTCCGTTTATCCGGAAAACCCATAATGTACATCGTGTAGCTGTTGCAGGATGCAGCTTCGGAGCCTATCATGCGACCAATTTTGCCTTCCGCTTTCCGGATGTCGTGTCACACCTGATTGCCATGTCCGGTGCATTTTCTATCCGCAATTTTATGGATGGATACAGCAGTGAGACCGTTTATTTCAATTGTCCTGAAGAATTTATGCAAGACGACGCTTCCTGGAAGTTTGGTCATATGCACATTGTACTTAGTACCTCAGATCAGGATGTATGTCTGAGTAAGAATCAGAGAATGTCAGATATCTTACGGTCTAAGGGGATTGATCACTGGTACGACGAGGCCAAGTGGATTGATCATGACTGGCCTCTGTGGAGAATGGTTTTCCCCAGATTTATAGGCGCATATTTCTCATAA
- a CDS encoding ATP-grasp domain-containing protein has translation MVKKVGILFGMEDTFPWAFIEKVNELGKGKIIAEPVKIDILEQGADYGYAVIIDRISQDVPFYRAYLKNAALNGTYIINNPFWWSADEKFFNNALMSKLGIPLPKTVLLPSHERPVNTSETSFRNLSFPHDWEYIFQYVGFPAYMKPHDGGGWRNVYRVENPDDLWNKLGETDQLVMMVQEEIVFEDYYRVYCLGKKYVHIMPYEPRNPHHLRYAAKSQYSGKRLKDLLKTIHDYTITMNQALGYDFNTVEFAVRDGIPYAIDFCNPAPDADKNSVGEENFAWIVEHAAKLAIDKAKEYTPGKPNISWGTFVKDSIR, from the coding sequence ATGGTAAAGAAAGTCGGAATTCTATTCGGAATGGAAGATACATTCCCATGGGCATTTATTGAAAAGGTCAATGAATTGGGGAAAGGTAAAATAATCGCTGAACCTGTAAAAATAGATATACTGGAACAGGGAGCAGATTATGGGTATGCTGTTATTATTGACCGTATATCGCAGGATGTGCCTTTTTACAGAGCTTACCTCAAAAATGCAGCTCTTAACGGTACTTACATTATTAATAATCCTTTCTGGTGGAGTGCTGATGAAAAATTCTTTAACAATGCACTAATGAGTAAGCTGGGTATCCCTTTACCTAAGACGGTCCTGCTACCTTCACACGAAAGACCTGTAAATACTTCTGAAACATCATTCAGAAATCTCAGCTTTCCGCATGACTGGGAGTATATCTTTCAGTATGTAGGTTTCCCGGCCTATATGAAACCGCATGACGGTGGCGGCTGGAGAAATGTGTACCGTGTCGAAAATCCTGATGACTTATGGAACAAACTGGGAGAAACTGATCAGTTGGTCATGATGGTGCAGGAGGAAATCGTCTTCGAAGACTACTACCGTGTCTATTGTTTAGGTAAAAAATATGTTCATATTATGCCATATGAACCCCGGAATCCCCACCATTTGAGATATGCAGCAAAGTCTCAGTATTCGGGAAAACGGCTCAAGGATCTGCTAAAGACCATCCATGACTACACCATTACTATGAATCAGGCTTTGGGCTATGATTTCAATACCGTAGAATTTGCTGTACGGGATGGTATACCATATGCTATTGATTTTTGTAATCCCGCACCTGATGCAGACAAAAACTCTGTAGGGGAGGAAAATTTTGCATGGATAGTAGAACATGCAGCTAAGCTGGCAATAGACAAGGCTAAAGAATATACTCCCGGAAAACCCAATATATCATGGGGAACATTTGTGAAGGACTCAATCAGATAG
- a CDS encoding carboxylate-amine ligase — translation MHKFTIGIEEEYQIIDAESRDLVSHVSKIIESGKAILSENLKHEMHESMVEMETGICQNIQHAREELTGLRRQLVKIAHDQGLRVSGGGTHPFSHWKDNIITKAERYNKIVNDMGDVARSNLIFGLHVHIGIPDREEGIRIQNVMRYFLPHIYALSTNSPFWVGRLTGFKSYRQEVFAKFPRTGIPSYFGSVAEFDAYVNLMIKTGTIDNAKKIWWDLRVHPFYPTIEFRICDMPFTIDETTCLAAIMQSLVAKIYKMHQQNISFRSYRRLLLSENKWRASKDGIHADLIDFGKETSVPYAILLDELLEFIDDVVDGLGCRKEVEYARQIVKMGTGADRQLMVFNETGDIKKVVDYMICETEKSVL, via the coding sequence ATGCACAAGTTTACGATAGGTATAGAAGAAGAATATCAGATCATTGATGCAGAGAGCAGAGATCTGGTATCACATGTTTCCAAGATTATTGAAAGTGGCAAGGCTATTTTAAGCGAAAATCTGAAGCATGAAATGCACGAATCTATGGTTGAAATGGAAACCGGTATTTGTCAGAATATCCAACATGCCCGTGAAGAACTGACTGGTCTGAGACGCCAGTTGGTAAAAATAGCACATGATCAGGGACTTCGTGTTTCTGGAGGTGGTACGCACCCTTTTTCCCACTGGAAAGACAATATTATTACGAAAGCCGAACGCTATAATAAAATTGTGAATGACATGGGAGATGTTGCACGATCTAACCTGATCTTTGGTCTTCATGTTCATATCGGCATCCCTGATCGTGAAGAAGGCATCCGTATACAGAATGTGATGCGATACTTTCTGCCTCATATTTATGCGCTGTCTACCAATTCACCTTTTTGGGTAGGACGACTTACCGGTTTTAAATCGTATCGTCAGGAGGTTTTTGCCAAATTCCCCAGAACCGGAATCCCCAGTTATTTTGGTAGCGTTGCCGAATTTGATGCTTATGTCAACCTGATGATAAAAACAGGCACCATAGACAACGCCAAAAAGATATGGTGGGACCTTCGGGTGCACCCGTTTTATCCGACAATAGAATTCAGAATCTGTGATATGCCTTTTACTATAGATGAAACAACATGTCTTGCAGCGATCATGCAATCATTAGTTGCGAAAATTTATAAAATGCACCAGCAGAATATCAGTTTCCGTTCTTATCGCAGATTACTGCTCAGTGAAAATAAGTGGCGGGCTTCCAAAGACGGAATACATGCTGATCTTATTGATTTTGGTAAAGAGACCAGTGTTCCGTATGCGATTTTACTGGATGAACTGCTGGAGTTTATTGATGATGTGGTGGATGGATTAGGCTGCCGTAAGGAAGTAGAATATGCACGGCAAATTGTCAAAATGGGCACTGGAGCGGATCGGCAATTGATGGTTTTCAATGAAACAGGAGATATCAAAAAGGTCGTCGATTACATGATCTGTGAAACTGAGAAATCAGTGCTTTGA
- a CDS encoding type 1 glutamine amidotransferase translates to MNHEVRIALLDMNNNYPNQGMGNIKDISAAFKAGSDYMISIEMFDVRSKYEIPDIKDFDIFISSGGPGNPHKEGYVWEENYNRFLNAIWKHNKENEAKKYLFLICHSFQVACIYWDLAEVIPRKSYSFGVMPIHKTEDAEQDLMLKNLPEPFYAVDSRAYQVVRPKSDHLDKYGMKITALEKIRPHVDLERAVMAIRFSDEIFGTQFHPEADPIGFMEALKIEKYRNSIIEDHGPEKYQETINRINDHDKVVLTRKEILPRFLEFAAEKVFKATSLA, encoded by the coding sequence ATGAATCATGAGGTAAGGATCGCTTTACTGGATATGAACAACAATTATCCCAACCAGGGGATGGGCAATATTAAAGATATATCAGCAGCTTTTAAAGCGGGTTCGGATTATATGATCTCCATTGAAATGTTTGATGTCCGCTCTAAATATGAAATACCGGATATTAAAGATTTCGATATTTTTATTTCCTCAGGCGGGCCCGGAAATCCACATAAGGAAGGCTATGTATGGGAAGAAAATTACAATCGTTTTCTGAATGCAATATGGAAGCATAATAAAGAAAATGAGGCTAAAAAATACCTGTTTCTTATATGTCATTCCTTTCAGGTAGCCTGTATATATTGGGATCTGGCTGAGGTGATACCCCGGAAGTCGTATTCTTTCGGGGTGATGCCAATTCACAAAACGGAAGACGCTGAGCAGGATCTGATGCTGAAGAATCTTCCGGAGCCTTTTTATGCTGTAGACTCGAGAGCATATCAGGTTGTCCGTCCAAAGTCAGATCATCTGGATAAATACGGAATGAAGATCACCGCATTAGAAAAGATACGTCCGCATGTTGATTTGGAAAGAGCTGTAATGGCTATCCGGTTTTCTGATGAAATATTCGGTACACAGTTTCATCCGGAGGCAGATCCGATCGGATTTATGGAGGCACTCAAGATTGAAAAATACAGAAACAGTATCATCGAAGATCATGGACCGGAGAAATACCAGGAGACGATTAATCGTATCAATGACCATGATAAAGTAGTATTAACAAGAAAAGAAATTTTACCCCGGTTTTTAGAATTTGCAGCCGAAAAGGTCTTCAAAGCTACTTCACTGGCCTAA
- a CDS encoding M3 family metallopeptidase: MSILTNYFDTVHNTAPFSQIKNEDYIPAFETAIQATRKEVDAIAQNPEIPTFENTVAAMAYSGMTLDRISSIFFNLHSAETSDELEQIAQEIAPKLSELSNDITLNFDLFKRIKVVHEQKDQLDLTVEQQTLLEKSYKDFVRNGALLNDEQKDSLRKIDAELSVLKLKFGENVLAETNAYQLHITNENDLAGLPEGSIEAAKALAQSEDKEGWIFTLDFPSYLPFVTYADNRELRKEIAIAAGRKAFQQNEYNNEEIVIKIVNLRFQRAQLLGYKTHADFVLEERMAQRPEKVDDFLKELLSKAKPAAQKEFDELAAFAKEKDGISQLEKWDGSYYAEKLKQERFSLDDEKLKPYFKLENVLNGAFEVAEKLFDIHFKEVHNIDKYHEEVQTFEVSDNKGQLVAVFYADFFPRKGKRNGAWMTSFKPQYVKEGTQQRPHVSIVCNFTRPTATKPSLLTFNEVTTLFHEFGHALHGMLADTVYPTLSGTSVYWDFVELPSQIMENWCYEKEALALFARHYETAEDIPMDLVEKIKESASFLEGMATIRQLSFGMLDMGWHGHDPRQIRDLKVFETEQFSETQLYPDVKENAMTPAFSHIFNGGYSSGYYSYKWAEVLDADAFDYFRQNGIFNKEIAKKFKDNILSKGGTEHPMVLYKRFRGQEATPDALLKRAGLL; this comes from the coding sequence ATGAGTATTTTAACGAACTATTTTGACACAGTACATAATACTGCGCCATTTTCCCAGATAAAGAATGAAGATTATATTCCCGCTTTTGAAACAGCCATACAAGCGACCCGAAAAGAGGTAGATGCTATAGCACAAAATCCGGAAATCCCCACATTTGAAAATACAGTCGCTGCCATGGCTTATTCAGGAATGACACTGGATCGTATATCCAGTATTTTCTTCAATCTGCATTCGGCAGAAACCAGTGATGAACTGGAACAGATCGCACAGGAAATAGCGCCTAAACTTTCTGAACTAAGCAACGATATCACGTTGAATTTTGATTTGTTCAAACGTATCAAAGTGGTACACGAACAAAAAGATCAGCTCGACCTTACAGTGGAGCAACAGACTCTCCTGGAAAAAAGTTACAAGGACTTTGTCCGCAACGGGGCATTGCTCAATGATGAGCAGAAAGACAGCTTACGTAAAATAGATGCTGAACTCTCCGTATTGAAACTCAAATTTGGCGAGAATGTACTGGCAGAGACAAATGCTTACCAGCTTCATATCACGAATGAAAACGATCTTGCCGGCTTACCGGAAGGAAGCATAGAGGCTGCAAAAGCATTGGCGCAGTCTGAAGACAAAGAAGGATGGATATTTACGCTGGACTTCCCGAGTTACCTGCCCTTTGTCACCTATGCGGATAACCGTGAACTACGAAAAGAGATTGCGATAGCAGCAGGGAGAAAAGCTTTTCAGCAAAATGAGTATAATAATGAAGAGATTGTTATTAAAATTGTCAATTTGCGGTTCCAGCGCGCACAATTGTTAGGTTATAAGACGCATGCAGATTTTGTACTGGAAGAACGTATGGCACAGCGCCCTGAAAAGGTAGACGATTTTCTGAAGGAATTATTAAGCAAGGCTAAGCCGGCTGCTCAAAAGGAATTCGATGAACTGGCCGCATTCGCAAAAGAAAAAGACGGTATCTCCCAATTGGAAAAATGGGATGGTTCCTACTACGCTGAAAAATTAAAACAGGAAAGATTCAGCCTGGACGACGAAAAACTAAAACCTTATTTTAAACTGGAAAATGTCCTGAACGGGGCTTTTGAAGTTGCTGAAAAATTGTTTGATATCCACTTCAAAGAAGTTCACAACATAGACAAGTACCACGAAGAAGTACAGACATTCGAAGTGTCGGATAATAAAGGTCAGTTGGTCGCGGTTTTTTACGCTGACTTTTTCCCACGCAAAGGAAAACGTAACGGAGCCTGGATGACATCTTTCAAACCTCAGTATGTAAAAGAGGGCACACAACAACGTCCTCATGTGTCTATTGTCTGTAACTTCACAAGGCCTACCGCCACTAAACCTTCTCTGTTGACGTTTAATGAAGTCACAACGCTATTCCATGAATTTGGCCATGCTTTGCATGGAATGCTGGCCGACACTGTATACCCTACGCTGTCTGGAACTTCGGTTTACTGGGACTTTGTGGAATTACCAAGTCAGATCATGGAAAACTGGTGTTATGAAAAAGAAGCGCTTGCCCTGTTCGCCAGACATTACGAGACCGCTGAAGATATTCCGATGGATCTGGTAGAAAAGATAAAGGAAAGTGCTTCTTTTCTGGAAGGAATGGCTACGATCCGCCAGCTCAGCTTCGGTATGCTGGACATGGGATGGCACGGACATGATCCGCGGCAGATCAGGGATCTTAAAGTATTTGAAACAGAACAATTCTCAGAAACACAGCTTTATCCTGATGTAAAGGAAAATGCTATGACTCCGGCGTTCTCTCATATCTTTAATGGCGGGTATTCATCCGGATACTACAGTTACAAATGGGCAGAAGTACTGGATGCAGATGCCTTTGATTACTTCAGGCAAAATGGTATTTTCAATAAAGAAATTGCGAAAAAATTCAAGGATAATATTTTATCTAAAGGAGGTACTGAGCATCCTATGGTATTGTACAAACGATTCAGAGGACAGGAGGCCACGCCTGATGCGTTGCTGAAGCGGGCAGGTTTGCTATAG
- the hisD gene encoding histidinol dehydrogenase → MLKKYNYSQLSAQDIADLVDRNTDPSSAIQDTVLHIIDEVRRHGDRALVDYAHQFDKVKLDKLYLDADDIDELAFTINRDQQRALEIAFQNIHKFHSYQLKRERVVETMPGVKCWREPRPIEKVGLYIPGGSAVLPSTLLMLGVPARIAGCKEIVVCSPPQASGKINGFVAYCLKLLNIKRIYLVGGAQAVAAMAFGTESIPKVDKIFGPGNQFVTKAKSMLQGMTNVSIDMPAGPSEVLVLADETANPAYIAADLLAQAEHGVDSQAVLVATSDTLIDEVNKQLDEQLAVLPRKEMAQKALENSYAILVSDLTEGMKFSNAYAPEHLIIESDQWKSISNQILNAGSVFLGHLTPESAGDYASGTNHTLPTSGYARSYSGVSVDSFVKKITFQHISEEGLLQIGSTVEVLAELEGLHAHKNAVSIRKG, encoded by the coding sequence ATGTTGAAAAAGTATAACTACAGTCAGCTATCGGCACAGGACATTGCTGATCTGGTAGACCGTAATACAGACCCCTCATCTGCGATACAGGATACTGTCCTGCATATCATTGACGAGGTGCGCAGGCATGGAGACCGCGCATTAGTGGATTATGCGCATCAGTTTGACAAAGTAAAGCTTGACAAACTGTATCTGGATGCGGATGATATTGACGAACTGGCTTTCACGATCAACAGAGATCAGCAACGTGCACTGGAAATTGCTTTCCAGAATATACACAAATTTCACAGTTATCAGCTGAAGCGTGAGCGCGTAGTCGAAACTATGCCCGGTGTAAAATGCTGGCGTGAGCCCCGCCCTATCGAAAAAGTTGGACTTTATATTCCGGGTGGATCTGCCGTATTGCCCAGCACACTGCTAATGCTTGGTGTACCGGCGCGTATCGCCGGATGCAAAGAGATCGTCGTCTGTTCTCCTCCGCAAGCAAGTGGCAAGATCAATGGCTTCGTGGCGTATTGCCTTAAATTGTTAAATATAAAACGCATATACCTTGTCGGTGGAGCTCAAGCGGTGGCAGCAATGGCTTTCGGAACGGAGAGTATCCCCAAAGTGGATAAAATCTTTGGCCCCGGAAATCAGTTTGTGACTAAGGCAAAAAGTATGCTGCAAGGCATGACAAATGTAAGTATTGATATGCCTGCAGGACCTTCCGAGGTATTGGTACTTGCTGACGAAACGGCTAATCCTGCCTATATTGCTGCAGATCTGCTGGCCCAGGCCGAACATGGGGTAGATAGCCAGGCCGTGCTGGTCGCTACTTCCGATACGCTTATAGATGAGGTCAATAAACAACTTGACGAACAACTGGCGGTATTACCACGTAAAGAAATGGCTCAGAAGGCATTGGAAAATTCTTATGCCATCCTGGTCAGCGATCTTACTGAAGGTATGAAATTTTCGAATGCATACGCCCCCGAACATCTGATCATTGAGTCTGATCAATGGAAATCTATTTCCAATCAGATCCTCAATGCCGGATCTGTATTCTTAGGTCACCTTACACCTGAAAGTGCAGGTGACTATGCTTCGGGAACAAACCATACTTTACCAACTTCAGGCTACGCCCGCTCCTACTCAGGAGTGTCAGTAGACTCTTTTGTCAAAAAGATCACGTTTCAGCACATCTCGGAAGAAGGTCTGTTACAGATCGGCTCTACTGTAGAGGTACTGGCCGAACTGGAAGGTCTTCACGCCCATAAGAATGCGGTGAGTATCCGCAAAGGCTGA
- the hisG gene encoding ATP phosphoribosyltransferase has translation MKNLKIAIQKSGRLNEKSVQLLKNCGLDFENYKSSLITSVANFPLEILFLRDDDIPGYVEQGIADLGIVGENVIDESEAQVSYVKRLGFGKCTLKLAVPKDSKIEDLKDLNGKAIATSYPVILKNFLDEYQITADIRLISGSVEISPGLGLSDAICDIVSTGGTLKSNGLKPFADVRRSEAILIGRKGLEDNLILTELVQRIESVLLAKETKYVVLNVEKKNLPAITSLLHGVKSPTVVPLAEEGWVAVHTVISEDDFWEKINTLKSAGAQGIVVMPIEKIIL, from the coding sequence TTGAAAAATCTCAAAATAGCTATCCAGAAATCGGGTAGATTAAATGAAAAATCAGTCCAATTACTCAAAAACTGTGGTTTAGATTTCGAAAACTATAAAAGTTCACTGATTACCTCTGTTGCTAATTTTCCTCTTGAAATTCTGTTCTTAAGAGATGATGATATCCCCGGATATGTCGAACAAGGCATTGCAGATCTGGGCATTGTCGGAGAAAATGTGATCGACGAATCCGAAGCACAGGTTTCCTATGTCAAACGTTTAGGTTTTGGAAAATGTACACTCAAACTGGCAGTACCAAAAGACAGTAAGATCGAAGATCTGAAAGACCTGAATGGTAAAGCTATCGCAACCTCCTACCCTGTTATCCTCAAAAACTTTCTGGATGAATACCAGATCACGGCAGATATCCGTTTAATATCAGGATCTGTAGAGATCTCACCGGGTCTGGGACTGAGTGATGCGATCTGCGATATCGTATCTACAGGTGGTACACTGAAGAGCAACGGTCTCAAGCCATTTGCGGATGTCCGCCGTTCGGAGGCAATCCTTATCGGAAGAAAGGGCCTGGAAGATAATCTGATCCTGACAGAACTGGTGCAGCGTATTGAATCGGTACTGCTGGCTAAAGAGACCAAGTATGTGGTTCTCAATGTGGAGAAAAAAAATCTGCCAGCGATCACTTCCCTGCTGCATGGTGTCAAGAGTCCCACAGTCGTTCCATTGGCCGAAGAAGGCTGGGTAGCTGTACATACAGTTATTTCGGAAGATGATTTCTGGGAAAAGATCAATACACTGAAATCTGCAGGAGCACAGGGAATAGTAGTGATGCCGATCGAAAAGATTATCTTGTAA